One genomic segment of Bdellovibrionales bacterium includes these proteins:
- a CDS encoding phospho-N-acetylmuramoyl-pentapeptide-transferase, which translates to MLYRLLHEASVSVSAFNVFRYITFRTFISFFTAFFLCWILGPFFIRHLLRRQLGQNIREDGPQSHKKKAGTPTMGGGLILMGLLSSFLLWVDVFNPMAWAVIFVTFSFGAIGYRDDFLKVSKKNSKGLSGRIRLLLEFGISILMVAFLVWNGSLSSVLSVPFLKFINIDLGWGYVLFASLVIVGCANAVNLTDGLDGLAIFPVIVCAGTFMIFAYVSGHAEIAHYLAIPYVQGAGELTILAAAVVAAGLAFLWFNTFPAQVFMGDVGSLSLGGFLGIMAVLTKNELLLVLLGGVFVVEALSVITQVASFKLTGKRVFRMAPIHHHFELKGLDETKIIVRFWIISILLAVLSLSTLKLR; encoded by the coding sequence ATGTTATATCGTTTGCTTCATGAGGCGTCTGTATCGGTTTCGGCCTTCAACGTTTTTCGATACATTACCTTTCGGACCTTCATTTCTTTTTTTACGGCGTTTTTTCTTTGCTGGATATTGGGTCCATTTTTTATTCGTCACTTGCTGCGTCGGCAGTTGGGACAAAATATTCGTGAGGACGGCCCTCAATCCCATAAAAAAAAGGCGGGCACTCCCACTATGGGGGGGGGACTCATTTTAATGGGATTATTGTCCTCATTTCTTTTGTGGGTGGACGTTTTTAATCCTATGGCTTGGGCGGTCATTTTCGTCACTTTTAGCTTTGGAGCTATTGGCTACCGTGATGATTTTTTAAAAGTTTCAAAAAAGAATTCAAAGGGTTTGTCGGGCCGGATCCGATTGTTGTTAGAGTTTGGAATTTCTATTTTGATGGTGGCTTTTTTGGTTTGGAACGGAAGTCTTTCCTCCGTGCTTTCAGTTCCATTTTTGAAGTTCATTAATATTGATTTAGGATGGGGATATGTCCTTTTTGCGAGTCTGGTGATTGTTGGGTGTGCGAATGCCGTCAATTTGACTGACGGTCTAGATGGTTTGGCCATATTTCCTGTTATTGTTTGTGCCGGTACCTTTATGATTTTTGCCTATGTTTCAGGACATGCTGAGATCGCCCACTACTTAGCGATTCCTTACGTTCAAGGCGCCGGCGAGTTGACGATATTGGCAGCTGCCGTCGTGGCCGCGGGTCTTGCGTTTCTCTGGTTTAACACCTTTCCGGCTCAAGTTTTTATGGGGGATGTGGGGAGTCTGTCTCTGGGAGGGTTTTTGGGAATAATGGCAGTTTTGACGAAGAACGAATTGCTCCTGGTTCTTTTGGGTGGAGTTTTTGTTGTGGAAGCCCTATCAGTTATTACCCAAGTGGCCTCGTTTAAATTAACTGGCAAACGAGTTTTCAGAATGGCTCCCATTCACCATCATTTTGAATTAAAGGGATTGGACGAAACAAAAATTATCGTCCGATTTTGGATTATTTCTATTCTCTTAGCGGTGCTGAGTCTCAGCACCCTCAAGTTGCGATAA
- the murD gene encoding UDP-N-acetylmuramoyl-L-alanine--D-glutamate ligase — MELSELKDKRILIVGLARTGVSLAHLLVEKGADVTVSDHKSKAELSNHLEKLAGLQINYDLGGHTPKTFLQQDLIVLSPGVPPHLKIFDYARSHGVKVSGEFEFCAQLIKEPIIAITGTNGKTTTTHLVELFLKRSGVNAWVGGNYGSPLSEYLRSGEKAPVVIAEVSSFQLEHVENFNPTNIVFMNLAENHLDRYRSMEEYVNAKRRIFLNTNQSTTSVLNADDNAVVELARDPAVQRGRIFYFSRRPTLEPQIMNIGGAVLIKDQIRVRTGPEIEYYSVGSAKIRGKHNYENVMAAILVAREHGAVHEAIQRVIDDFPGMPHRLEYVRRVGGVEFYNDSKATNVHAVMRALDAFDENVILIMGGKDTNLNYLPLKDRIKRSVKTLILVGEAKERINRDVGDFTETFLIGTFEEAVLIAYQKSRIGDTVLLSPGASSFDIFDSYVERGNYFKELVNKFR; from the coding sequence ATGGAACTTTCTGAGTTGAAGGACAAACGCATATTGATCGTTGGATTGGCCAGGACTGGCGTTTCTCTGGCACACCTTTTAGTAGAAAAGGGAGCTGATGTTACCGTGAGTGATCACAAGTCTAAGGCGGAACTTTCGAATCATCTCGAGAAATTGGCTGGGCTACAGATCAATTATGATTTGGGTGGCCACACGCCCAAGACTTTTTTGCAGCAGGACCTCATTGTTCTCAGTCCGGGGGTTCCACCTCATCTGAAGATTTTTGATTACGCTCGAAGTCACGGAGTTAAGGTGTCAGGTGAGTTCGAGTTTTGTGCTCAACTCATTAAGGAGCCAATTATTGCGATAACCGGGACGAACGGAAAGACGACGACCACTCATCTGGTTGAGCTTTTTTTGAAACGTTCAGGAGTCAATGCTTGGGTGGGTGGAAATTATGGTTCGCCGTTGAGTGAGTATCTTCGCTCGGGGGAAAAAGCGCCGGTTGTCATTGCAGAGGTCAGTAGTTTTCAGCTTGAGCACGTTGAAAATTTTAATCCTACCAATATCGTGTTTATGAATTTGGCAGAAAACCATTTAGATCGTTATCGAAGCATGGAAGAGTACGTGAACGCCAAGCGAAGGATTTTCCTTAATACGAATCAATCAACGACCAGCGTGCTGAATGCCGATGACAATGCTGTCGTAGAACTGGCCCGTGATCCGGCTGTGCAGAGGGGTCGGATATTTTATTTCTCTCGTAGACCGACCCTTGAACCTCAAATTATGAACATTGGTGGAGCAGTATTGATCAAAGATCAAATTCGAGTCAGAACTGGGCCAGAGATTGAGTATTACAGTGTTGGAAGTGCTAAGATTCGTGGCAAGCACAATTATGAAAACGTCATGGCGGCCATTCTTGTTGCGCGCGAACACGGAGCCGTTCATGAGGCCATCCAGAGAGTGATTGATGATTTTCCGGGTATGCCTCATCGTCTTGAGTATGTGCGACGGGTGGGAGGTGTCGAATTTTATAATGACTCAAAGGCGACAAATGTTCATGCAGTCATGCGAGCCCTAGACGCTTTTGATGAGAACGTGATTTTAATAATGGGCGGTAAAGACACAAATCTCAATTATTTGCCTTTGAAAGACCGTATCAAGCGATCGGTTAAGACTTTGATTTTGGTTGGCGAGGCCAAGGAGCGGATCAATCGCGACGTCGGTGATTTCACTGAAACTTTCTTGATTGGAACTTTTGAGGAAGCTGTGTTGATCGCGTACCAAAAGTCTAGAATTGGCGACACAGTCCTACTGTCTCCTGGTGCGTCGAGTTTTGATATTTTTGATAGCTACGTTGAGCGTGGAAATTATTTTAAGGAGCTGGTGAATAAGTTTCGTTAG
- the ftsW gene encoding putative lipid II flippase FtsW encodes MAKWEIDKGILLIVFFFLGLGLVQIYSASFIFAMEKHGDGLYIFRRQLLFSLLGVLAIFVGFKMPLQWLRKWSALFWLAAIFSLVLTFVPEFGIKAGGAQRWVRLPFDQRFEPAEVIKLLLPFLMATFISRSQKSLTGSQWLLRYLFLGVPLLLLLRQPDFGTFAICMAVIFLMLFAFGLRWRYIIAGLSLILPAFYFLVLQVPYRAARIRAFLDPWSDPSQKGFQVIQSMLAFSNGGLWGEGLGQGQGKLFFLPEAHTDFTLAVLGEETGYVGFVAVLLLYGVLVFKGIQISVRAQDSFSRAAALGWILIFGLSVFINVGVVLGLLPTKGLTLPFLSYGGSSLVTTCLGFGWLLNIDRMNKRLRFGVLSHLQA; translated from the coding sequence GTGGCAAAATGGGAAATTGACAAAGGAATCTTGCTCATTGTTTTTTTCTTTCTTGGGCTAGGTTTAGTTCAAATTTACAGTGCGTCGTTTATTTTTGCGATGGAGAAACATGGCGACGGACTGTATATTTTTCGACGGCAGTTGCTGTTTTCACTGCTTGGAGTCCTTGCAATCTTTGTTGGATTTAAAATGCCACTCCAGTGGTTACGAAAATGGTCTGCCTTATTTTGGTTGGCAGCTATTTTTTCTTTGGTTCTTACGTTTGTTCCCGAATTTGGAATCAAGGCTGGGGGCGCGCAGCGTTGGGTGAGACTTCCCTTTGACCAGAGATTTGAGCCGGCCGAAGTTATAAAACTCCTGCTCCCCTTTTTGATGGCCACGTTTATCTCTCGATCTCAAAAATCTCTGACTGGAAGCCAGTGGCTATTGCGGTATCTATTTCTGGGAGTTCCGCTTCTGTTGTTATTGAGGCAACCTGATTTTGGTACGTTTGCGATTTGCATGGCTGTGATTTTCCTTATGCTGTTTGCCTTTGGACTGAGGTGGAGATACATCATTGCGGGCCTCAGCTTGATTCTTCCCGCTTTTTATTTTTTAGTTCTTCAGGTACCTTACCGAGCGGCGAGAATTCGCGCTTTTTTAGATCCTTGGTCAGATCCATCGCAAAAGGGCTTTCAGGTTATTCAGAGCATGCTGGCCTTTTCCAATGGTGGACTCTGGGGGGAGGGTTTGGGCCAGGGACAAGGAAAGCTTTTTTTTCTCCCTGAGGCTCACACAGATTTTACCCTTGCCGTTTTGGGAGAAGAAACAGGTTACGTGGGCTTTGTTGCTGTTCTTCTTTTATATGGCGTTTTGGTTTTTAAGGGGATTCAGATTTCTGTCAGAGCCCAGGACTCATTTTCTAGAGCGGCGGCTTTGGGTTGGATTTTGATTTTTGGCTTGTCGGTATTTATTAATGTGGGAGTGGTGCTTGGACTCTTGCCGACGAAGGGTCTTACACTGCCATTCCTGAGTTATGGGGGAAGTTCCCTGGTGACAACTTGTCTTGGCTTTGGTTGGCTACTAAACATCGACAGAATGAACAAGAGGCTTAGATTTGGCGTTCTTTCTCATCTGCAAGCTTAG
- a CDS encoding glycosyltransferase, whose product MRKAVFIAGGGTGGHIYPALAIAHSLRGMAPDLQIHFVGSRGGLESKIIPEHGFPLHLVPIGKLNHNVSLAERFENIGQFAYFVHCQPFSFTQTSATHYCWSWGFCFCPDSIYGSFTWFSHCHMGAKCFSRNGQ is encoded by the coding sequence ATGAGAAAAGCAGTTTTTATTGCGGGAGGCGGCACTGGTGGTCACATTTATCCGGCGCTGGCTATCGCCCACAGTTTGAGAGGAATGGCTCCTGATCTTCAGATTCATTTTGTGGGTTCTCGGGGTGGACTTGAATCCAAGATCATTCCCGAACATGGGTTTCCTCTTCATTTGGTTCCCATTGGAAAACTCAACCACAATGTGAGCCTTGCCGAACGCTTTGAGAACATTGGTCAGTTTGCCTATTTCGTTCATTGTCAGCCTTTTTCTTTTACTCAAACATCGGCCACTCATTATTGTTGGAGTTGGGGGTTTTGTTTCTGCCCCGATTCTATTTACGGGAGCTTTACTTGGTTTTCGCACTGTCATATGGGAGCCAAATGCTTTTCCAGGAATGGCCAATAG
- a CDS encoding UDP-N-acetylmuramate--L-alanine ligase, protein MNEIRIRSQKLTNAKVHFIGVGGIGMCGLAELLHNMGARVSGSDSAENSQTIRLREMGVLIFIGQRPEQVGDSEVVVYSSAVKSHNPEYREARRRGIPLIPRAEALAEMMRLKRGIAIAGTHGKTTTTSMTASVFLAAKVDPTIVVGGRLDVIKSTAQLGQGEFLIAEADESDGSFNRLSPEIVIITNIDNDHLDHYKDFGSLKNAFFDFASRVPFFGSVILCGDDPKIREVFSDFPKRTLHYGFNLENDFILEGENGEYVVRTSGAALGKLIVPIPGRHNALNALAAVLAGLAAGLEFDVCAKGISGFQGVDRRFQKMGECNSISFYDDYGHHPTEVRAVLSAFKEKFPESRIVVLFQPHRYSRTQLCWEQFLICFRDADALFLADIYAAGEAPIEGITSHLLAQQIESVNVRCLDITSADSQREILDFLKPGDVFVTLGAGDVWKFGERVRKSLLGDKS, encoded by the coding sequence ATGAATGAAATTCGAATTCGTTCTCAAAAATTGACCAATGCCAAAGTGCATTTTATCGGTGTTGGCGGGATAGGTATGTGCGGTTTGGCTGAGCTCCTTCATAATATGGGGGCACGAGTATCGGGCAGTGATTCGGCTGAGAACAGCCAAACGATTCGCCTGCGGGAAATGGGTGTCTTGATTTTTATTGGACAGCGGCCCGAGCAAGTTGGCGATTCCGAAGTTGTGGTTTATTCGAGCGCAGTTAAGTCCCATAATCCAGAGTACCGCGAGGCGCGACGCAGGGGCATTCCACTTATCCCAAGAGCTGAGGCTCTCGCCGAGATGATGCGCCTGAAGCGAGGCATCGCTATCGCTGGCACTCACGGAAAGACGACGACCACGAGCATGACGGCCTCTGTTTTTTTGGCAGCAAAGGTCGATCCTACCATCGTGGTGGGGGGACGCCTTGATGTCATTAAATCGACGGCCCAGCTGGGGCAGGGAGAGTTCTTAATAGCTGAGGCCGATGAGTCGGATGGGAGTTTTAATCGTCTCTCTCCTGAAATTGTGATTATCACTAATATCGACAACGACCACCTGGATCACTATAAGGATTTCGGAAGTTTAAAAAATGCGTTTTTCGATTTTGCTTCGCGAGTTCCATTTTTTGGATCTGTCATTCTTTGTGGAGACGATCCAAAAATTCGAGAAGTTTTTTCTGATTTTCCGAAAAGAACTTTGCACTATGGTTTTAATTTGGAGAATGATTTCATTCTCGAAGGAGAGAATGGAGAATATGTGGTGAGAACTTCAGGTGCAGCACTGGGAAAATTGATCGTTCCAATTCCGGGACGTCATAATGCGCTAAATGCTCTGGCGGCTGTGTTAGCTGGATTAGCTGCGGGTTTGGAATTTGACGTGTGCGCCAAAGGGATCAGTGGTTTTCAGGGAGTCGATCGAAGATTTCAAAAAATGGGAGAATGTAACTCCATATCTTTTTATGATGATTACGGTCATCATCCGACAGAAGTGCGAGCTGTTTTATCAGCATTTAAGGAAAAGTTTCCAGAGAGCCGAATTGTCGTGCTATTTCAACCCCATCGCTACTCTCGAACTCAGTTGTGTTGGGAGCAATTCCTGATTTGTTTTCGAGACGCAGATGCTCTCTTTCTTGCGGACATCTACGCGGCTGGAGAAGCGCCGATCGAGGGAATTACCTCGCATCTTTTGGCTCAACAGATCGAAAGCGTAAATGTCAGATGTCTTGACATCACTTCTGCAGATTCTCAGAGGGAGATACTCGATTTTCTAAAACCTGGAGATGTCTTTGTGACTTTGGGAGCTGGGGATGTGTGGAAATTTGGCGAGAGAGTTCGCAAATCATTGCTTGGTGATAAATCGTGA
- the murB gene encoding UDP-N-acetylmuramate dehydrogenase encodes MNSEGLIAKGVELAPLTSWRVGGKAEFFCSPRSIEELEWILVWAHQRNQALTVLGGGSNVLVSDDGVSGLVLSMRLLAGIDAKESAGHCRLTVMAGTHKSQLLRFFLQRQLAPALFLSGLPGDVGGGVAMNAGVSEKRIPREFCEIVDWVEVMRMEGDKPLRVSKPASEIVWSYRHSSGWQPGVITRVGIAWPNLPDENIPALVKEVNRRRLSKQPLDLPSGGSVFVNPPGEKAAGALIDECGFKGFTIGGARVSEKHANFIVNIGGANAKDIHSVIQEVRQGVLVKTGVLLSTEVVYLGNWP; translated from the coding sequence GTGAACAGCGAAGGACTCATAGCAAAGGGAGTTGAGCTAGCCCCCCTCACTTCCTGGCGAGTGGGAGGCAAGGCGGAGTTTTTTTGCTCCCCTCGCAGCATCGAAGAGTTGGAATGGATTTTGGTATGGGCACATCAAAGAAATCAAGCCCTCACGGTGTTAGGTGGCGGCAGCAATGTTTTGGTGAGCGATGATGGCGTATCTGGTTTGGTTTTGTCAATGCGACTTCTCGCAGGAATAGATGCAAAGGAATCCGCAGGCCATTGTCGATTAACCGTGATGGCGGGGACTCATAAGTCTCAACTTTTGAGATTTTTTCTCCAGCGGCAGCTTGCGCCTGCATTGTTCTTGTCGGGTCTTCCTGGAGATGTTGGGGGGGGAGTTGCGATGAACGCCGGAGTGAGTGAAAAGCGGATTCCTCGCGAATTTTGTGAGATTGTGGACTGGGTTGAAGTGATGCGCATGGAAGGAGACAAGCCCTTGCGAGTATCGAAGCCCGCAAGCGAGATTGTTTGGTCCTATCGTCACAGTTCAGGTTGGCAGCCTGGAGTGATCACGAGAGTTGGTATTGCCTGGCCAAATTTGCCCGATGAAAATATTCCCGCGTTGGTAAAGGAAGTGAATCGAAGAAGACTTTCCAAACAACCTCTCGACCTCCCGAGCGGGGGCTCTGTGTTTGTGAATCCGCCTGGTGAAAAGGCAGCCGGAGCCTTAATTGATGAGTGCGGGTTTAAGGGATTCACAATTGGCGGCGCCAGAGTTTCTGAAAAACATGCCAACTTTATCGTGAACATTGGCGGAGCAAACGCCAAGGATATTCATTCTGTCATTCAAGAGGTTAGGCAAGGAGTTTTGGTTAAGACGGGAGTTCTGTTATCTACTGAGGTTGTTTATTTAGGCAATTGGCCTTAG
- a CDS encoding FtsQ-type POTRA domain-containing protein has product MAIWSRKLLSGIAGFLIASTMGFGTYWAIQGPWFGIEQIEIEMDPISGQDVLFQRIQGDLRKKYQLFNGKKLWEVSIQDLRSIAEKDSRVKRASVSRRFPDGILVQIRPRDPVLGLVDNRGRVHPVANDASLLPDLPPEDAPDLPYLRGAEFFKKSEMRSKAVHLIAQIPPQGMISVASISEIHFLPKEGFYFILRQKGIRVLIGESVPKMKLSHVEQVLNYLAEHQIDGRVIDARFSKKVVVRLRNQP; this is encoded by the coding sequence GTGGCTATATGGTCGAGAAAGTTGTTGAGCGGCATAGCAGGATTCTTGATTGCCTCGACAATGGGATTTGGAACCTATTGGGCAATCCAGGGGCCTTGGTTTGGTATTGAGCAAATAGAAATCGAGATGGATCCGATCAGCGGTCAGGACGTTCTGTTTCAGAGAATTCAGGGAGATTTAAGGAAGAAATACCAATTATTTAATGGCAAAAAATTGTGGGAGGTGTCCATTCAGGATCTTCGTTCTATTGCAGAGAAGGATTCGCGAGTGAAGCGCGCCTCTGTTTCTCGCCGATTTCCAGATGGTATTCTTGTACAAATTCGACCTCGCGATCCTGTGTTAGGCCTGGTAGATAACCGTGGCAGAGTGCATCCAGTGGCCAACGATGCCAGCTTGCTACCGGACCTACCTCCTGAGGATGCTCCCGATCTTCCCTATTTGAGGGGAGCTGAATTTTTCAAGAAATCAGAAATGCGTTCCAAAGCTGTGCACCTCATTGCGCAAATTCCCCCACAGGGGATGATCAGCGTTGCCTCAATATCTGAAATACACTTTCTCCCCAAGGAGGGATTCTATTTTATTTTAAGACAAAAAGGGATTCGGGTTCTAATTGGGGAGAGCGTTCCAAAAATGAAGCTGAGTCACGTTGAACAAGTTTTGAACTATCTTGCCGAACATCAGATTGACGGACGCGTCATTGACGCTAGATTCTCCAAGAAAGTTGTTGTCAGGCTGCGTAATCAACCTTAG
- the ftsA gene encoding cell division protein FtsA, which produces MAKVTKKSHVVTGLDIGTTKVACVVGVVGVSGGLDIVGVGVAANPGMRQGIVINIEATVEAIKKAREEAELMSGMPVSPGVWLSIGGTHVESFDSSGMVAIRHNEVTADDIDRVIEAARAIVIPTDRQVLHVLPKDYKIDGQDGISDPIGMSGVRLETSVHIITGNASAVQNAIKCTEKAGLQVRGLVLQQLASALAVATEDEKGLGCTVIDIGGGTCDMVSFVQGSVAHTAVIPVGGNNFTHDVAMGLRTTQMSAENLKRKYGCALAELVPAEEAIEVEAVGGRKSRSLPRRELCEVIEARAEETLQLLRTELSKMDFFKKIGSGLILTGGGSLLPGLVEMGDFIFDVPVRKGAPDRVGGLTDVVRCASFATGVGLVLYGLRQEKHKATEVAVAVKTNVSFADVTRKIKDYFVSVF; this is translated from the coding sequence ATGGCAAAAGTGACTAAGAAGAGCCACGTGGTAACGGGTCTTGATATTGGTACGACAAAGGTGGCTTGTGTCGTTGGCGTGGTGGGGGTTTCTGGCGGGTTGGACATTGTTGGAGTTGGAGTTGCTGCCAACCCAGGTATGCGCCAGGGAATAGTTATCAATATTGAGGCGACTGTCGAAGCGATAAAGAAAGCTCGTGAAGAAGCAGAGCTGATGTCCGGCATGCCAGTTTCGCCGGGCGTTTGGTTGAGTATCGGGGGCACCCACGTTGAATCTTTTGATTCAAGTGGAATGGTGGCGATACGACACAACGAGGTCACTGCCGATGATATTGATAGAGTGATTGAGGCCGCTAGGGCGATCGTAATTCCCACGGATAGACAGGTTCTCCATGTACTTCCCAAAGATTATAAGATTGATGGCCAAGATGGAATTAGCGATCCTATTGGTATGTCAGGAGTCAGACTAGAGACGTCTGTACACATCATTACTGGCAATGCATCTGCCGTTCAAAACGCAATAAAATGTACTGAAAAGGCGGGGCTTCAGGTCCGGGGCTTGGTATTGCAACAGTTAGCTTCAGCACTGGCTGTTGCAACTGAAGATGAAAAGGGCCTTGGATGTACTGTCATTGATATTGGTGGTGGAACCTGTGATATGGTCAGTTTTGTCCAGGGTAGTGTAGCTCACACAGCAGTGATTCCCGTCGGGGGTAATAATTTTACTCATGATGTTGCGATGGGTTTGCGGACGACTCAAATGAGTGCTGAAAATCTCAAAAGAAAATATGGTTGTGCCTTGGCAGAATTGGTGCCAGCAGAAGAGGCAATCGAAGTGGAGGCCGTAGGTGGGCGAAAATCTCGAAGTCTTCCGCGTCGAGAGTTGTGCGAAGTCATCGAAGCCAGAGCTGAGGAAACTTTGCAACTGTTACGGACTGAATTATCTAAAATGGATTTCTTTAAAAAAATAGGGTCCGGTTTGATTCTCACCGGAGGAGGAAGCCTATTGCCAGGTTTGGTAGAAATGGGCGATTTTATTTTCGATGTGCCTGTTCGTAAAGGTGCTCCGGATCGAGTTGGAGGTCTTACGGATGTGGTTCGTTGTGCGAGCTTTGCGACTGGAGTGGGTCTTGTTCTTTACGGATTAAGGCAGGAAAAGCACAAGGCAACAGAAGTGGCGGTCGCGGTCAAGACGAACGTTTCTTTCGCGGATGTAACAAGAAAAATTAAAGATTATTTTGTGAGCGTTTTTTAG
- the ftsZ gene encoding cell division protein FtsZ has product MFELEENTSVGACIKVIGVGGGGNNAVQTMIEGGLTGVEFVVANTDRQALSANRAERKINLGSELTKGLGAGANPEIGKRAAIESYNDIVETLDGADMVFVTAGMGGGTGTGGAPIVAKIAKELGALTIGVVTRPFFFEGKKRKRHADLGIQELKENVDTLIVIPNQKLLSVSSEKTPLLETFKKADHVLLQAVKGISDLINIRGLINLDFADIRTVMAAKGMAIMGSGVAVGENRAVEAATAAISSPLLENIAIDGATGIIINVTGGSNLTLWEVNEASTLITEAAHEDAEIIFGAVIDEEMGDEVRVTVIATGFGEDNQTTIVSDQIMRLQALAEAQVNQVNAMGQRLMDQMESRTMAQVSVSAEVEMRSQAATAWHQSQQAPPALPEERIEKLTPLSEEEGVDQTMIAEGQTDTSGDLADTERPRLPRDILLAKAKAYRESQAKNPSHQPEQLSMDVEDDGDALAAARRLAREMARSPFDSETLEVPSYLRKKQQSDEQNSDGI; this is encoded by the coding sequence ATGTTTGAACTCGAAGAAAACACCAGCGTCGGAGCTTGCATTAAGGTTATAGGTGTTGGTGGTGGAGGCAACAATGCTGTTCAGACGATGATCGAAGGTGGTCTGACGGGCGTTGAGTTTGTCGTTGCTAATACTGACCGTCAGGCTCTTTCTGCGAACCGGGCAGAAAGGAAAATTAATCTGGGGTCGGAGCTCACTAAGGGGTTAGGCGCAGGAGCTAATCCTGAAATTGGTAAGCGTGCAGCGATCGAATCTTATAATGACATTGTCGAGACTCTTGATGGTGCCGACATGGTTTTTGTCACCGCAGGAATGGGTGGAGGAACAGGCACAGGGGGGGCTCCCATTGTGGCAAAAATTGCCAAAGAATTGGGAGCATTGACAATTGGCGTGGTGACCCGTCCCTTCTTTTTTGAGGGCAAAAAGCGCAAACGTCATGCAGATCTCGGAATACAAGAGCTTAAGGAAAATGTTGATACTCTGATTGTGATTCCCAACCAGAAGCTACTTTCTGTTTCAAGCGAAAAGACGCCCCTACTTGAGACCTTTAAAAAAGCGGATCATGTATTGTTACAGGCCGTGAAAGGCATTTCTGATCTGATAAATATACGTGGTTTGATCAACCTGGACTTCGCTGATATTCGCACGGTTATGGCAGCTAAAGGCATGGCGATCATGGGTTCTGGAGTTGCGGTTGGAGAGAATCGTGCGGTGGAGGCGGCGACAGCTGCGATTTCTTCTCCGCTTCTTGAGAACATCGCGATTGATGGAGCTACCGGAATTATTATCAATGTTACCGGCGGCTCGAATTTGACTCTTTGGGAGGTAAATGAAGCATCAACTCTCATTACAGAGGCCGCCCATGAAGATGCAGAAATTATTTTTGGAGCCGTCATTGATGAAGAAATGGGCGATGAGGTGAGAGTGACAGTTATTGCGACAGGCTTTGGCGAGGACAATCAAACCACAATTGTCTCAGATCAAATCATGCGATTGCAAGCCTTAGCGGAGGCCCAGGTCAACCAGGTCAATGCAATGGGACAAAGACTGATGGATCAGATGGAATCTCGGACGATGGCACAGGTCTCGGTGAGTGCTGAAGTCGAGATGAGATCCCAGGCGGCAACGGCCTGGCATCAGTCACAACAAGCGCCACCCGCTCTTCCTGAGGAAAGAATTGAAAAGCTGACTCCTCTTTCAGAAGAGGAGGGGGTTGATCAGACTATGATCGCAGAGGGCCAGACGGATACGAGCGGCGATTTGGCTGATACAGAAAGACCGCGTTTGCCTCGCGATATACTTCTTGCTAAAGCCAAGGCCTATCGTGAGAGTCAGGCAAAAAACCCTTCTCATCAACCGGAGCAGTTAAGTATGGATGTCGAAGATGATGGTGATGCTTTGGCTGCGGCGAGGCGCTTGGCGCGAGAGATGGCTCGCTCTCCATTTGATTCTGAGACTTTGGAAGTGCCATCCTATCTTCGTAAAAAGCAGCAGTCAGATGAGCAGAACAGTGATGGCATTTAG
- a CDS encoding UDP-2,3-diacylglucosamine diphosphatase has product MSIKALFVSDLHLGDPGDERTKKFLNFLSRLGGREECTHLFLLGDIFDLWIAHHSYFVDRFRPVIEQLRRLQAVGIELHYFEGNHDLYLRDYWQNQLGLVVHSGPCYFTLDGLVFRLEHGDQMDPDDKGYIFLRWLLRTRVLRFLAFHLSGKILAKIGEKASRKSRQYTGQVRRQSDLVAKQKMSSHAVKVFSERPFDILIAGHLHVKEDKQIALPGRFIHLFNLGSWIESPQVLRISNSKISGGVPLISQIEGAGPEQALSWSYQWLLTQ; this is encoded by the coding sequence TTGAGCATTAAGGCCTTGTTTGTTTCTGATCTTCATCTTGGTGACCCAGGTGATGAGCGGACTAAAAAATTTTTGAATTTTTTGAGTCGTCTGGGTGGAAGAGAAGAATGTACCCACCTTTTTCTTTTGGGGGATATTTTTGATTTATGGATTGCTCATCATTCCTATTTTGTTGACCGCTTTCGCCCTGTTATTGAACAACTTCGGCGTCTTCAGGCTGTGGGTATCGAATTGCACTATTTTGAGGGGAATCACGATCTTTACTTGAGGGATTATTGGCAGAATCAGCTCGGACTAGTGGTCCACTCTGGTCCTTGCTATTTCACCTTGGATGGATTGGTTTTCCGTCTGGAGCATGGTGATCAAATGGATCCTGACGACAAAGGATATATTTTTTTACGCTGGCTTTTGCGAACTCGCGTCTTGAGGTTTTTGGCTTTCCACCTTTCCGGTAAAATACTCGCAAAGATTGGTGAGAAAGCCAGCCGAAAAAGTCGTCAGTACACAGGTCAAGTGAGGAGACAAAGTGATCTTGTGGCGAAACAAAAAATGTCCAGTCATGCGGTCAAAGTTTTCTCTGAGCGCCCTTTTGATATTCTCATAGCTGGTCATTTGCATGTGAAGGAAGATAAGCAGATAGCTTTGCCTGGTAGATTTATTCATCTATTTAATTTGGGAAGTTGGATTGAGAGCCCTCAGGTATTGAGGATATCGAACTCAAAGATCTCAGGCGGAGTTCCCTTGATTTCACAAATAGAAGGAGCAGGTCCGGAGCAAGCTCTTAGTTGGTCATATCAGTGGTTGTTAACCCAGTGA